The genomic interval GGAGAGGGAGGAGGGATGAGACAGTTATCTTTAAAGTAGATGCGTTAAAGGATTATGGAAACTTTTTTCGTTTGAACCTtgaagtttttacatttttgaaagcaGAGTTGAGAGATAATGTAGCTTCTGTCTTCTTCTCTTTGTCTTTCAACCGAATCTTTGTTACTTTGTTATAAGATGATgtgctttattttctgtttgttatCTCTATTGTATATTATTGCTGTCTAAATATGTAGAGATAAAAGATTTTTAGAGCAGTAgaacttttatttttgactATTTGAACCAGCAACTAAGTACTCTTGTAAAtttaaacagtatttttttctctttaattgAAGCGGACTCTGTTCTTAATGTGAAATTGCCCTTTATATAAGAAGTGCTGCACATTGTGAGCATATTGGTTTTGATCCGGGTTGACACGATAActtgtacagtttttttttcttttgtaaaaaacaaaaacaaaagttcagCATAACTTCTATATTGACATTgcgtttcttgttttatttattcagactGATGAAACTTtctccatttttttaaaaagtagtATCTTGAGGAAACGTAACTGCAGATGAAAAGCACTCTTGTTTTTAACAGACTGTGGCCACTCTGAAGAGACTCTTTTGTACTTGATAGGACGTTTCATCCTGGATAATAATAAAGTAAACTTTTTTGGATCtattgttgtctttttcatGTGAGTAGTCAAAATATgtgttcagaaagtgaaactttaATTGATTACAGAGAGAGTGATgtatttcaaacatttgtttctAGTAATTCTAGTAGTTCAGGCTTAAAGttgatgaaaacccaaaattcaagtTTCTCCCAACTATTGGGATATTAcgtaaattgaattgaatgatccTCTCTGATGTTTTATGATTTaaatttcctatcagaaacaaagttcttggttgaataaaaatcttaaatctaaatctgcaagcagtatgaataattttgggtttaACTATATAAAGCACCAATCAACAGCAAATTCATTTACAGCAAtatgtaaaaaggaaaaatcagTATAACATCataatctcaagtcttttccagCTTTTTACCAGCTTTTTCCTACTGGACTGCCTgcttagctccatctatcttcctcTCAACTCACCATCTTCCCTCTCCCTGTGAAAGAACAGTAtctccacagcatcatgctgccaacaccatgtgtGAGTGTGGAGGGTGTATTCAGGGGGATGTGCACTGTTAGTTTTTTACAGCACACAGCTTTTTGCATTCAGTCTGAAAAGCTGAATTTTGGTGTCGCCTAATAGGACACAATAGATCACAATCTTTAACATAATTGttgaaaactgcaaacaggtcGTTTTAAGGTATTCTTCCTgtccctttttgtttttatcaaggCCAGGTTTGTGGTGTGCATGACTGCTAGTCTGTCAACATACAGGTTACATTTAAAAACGTTTTGAATATCTTGAAAAGGTCCAATaattttgtcactcattttagATAGTGAAACTCGTATATGGATTCATtacatacagtaaaatatttcttgcctttatttcttgtaattttgatcatCGTGGTTTACAGAAAATTACATAAGATCCCTACagaaagaatattttaaacaaaaataacagggatctgaaaagtttatttatatgcactCAGTATTTGGTTcggcctccttttgcatgaattactgcattattGTGGTGTGGTATGGAGGTGGTCCgactgtggttctgctgaggtgtaatggaagcctaGGTTGCTTCAATAGtgaccttcaggtcatctgcattgttgggtctgatgtctcattttcctcttgacaatagTCCATAGATTCTCAtatgggttcaggtcaggccaatTGGCTGGCCAATCaggcacagtaacaccatggtcattcaaattcttgaatggattttgcttaacaatcctctcaaggaAGTGGTTCTCCCTGTTGCTGGCCTAacattttcctaccacactttttcctttcactcaattTTCTATGAATATTCTTGCATACAGCCTTCTGTGAACAATTAGCTTCTTTAGCCCTTTTTTTGACTTTccctccttgtgaagggtgtcaaagactgtcttctggacatctgtccagtcagcagtcttcctcatAATTGTGTTGcttactgacccagactgagagaccgtttagaggctcaggaaacctttgcagtcGTTTTGGGTAAATTAGCTGATTAGGATGTGACTTTATGAGTTTCcgacattttactttttcacaatattagaattttctgagacactgaaattTTGGGggtttattatctgtaagccttaatcagcaaaataacacaaaataaatgagTCACTTtgtgaaatgagtgacaaaaaaccttcacaaaacagatttatttttttctatgattaaattacacacaggtttaCTAATTAGttaaaggcaattggttgcactgggttttatttagaggATTCATAGTAAGGGGTgttgaataaaaatacttttcagatttttatttgtcaaaggTTTGTAAAACCATGTAATATTTTCCTGCAACTTCACAATAATATACTGTTGGATCTTAGTTTATCTCATAAAATcctgaagaaaataaagtttgtggttgtaaattttgcaaggcactgtaacagAAGGTCTGAGGTCTGTGAGCGAGAGAGTCCATCTGACTGAACTTCTTAACTCATTCGTGGCACCAAGTCAAGAGATGGCCCCCGTGGATGAGATCATGACCCTTTAGCAACCAGTCCTGTGATCAAGTTGTCCTAAATGACGCATCCAGCTATCAGCAGCTCCCATGTGTCCCTCTCCACTCCCTGACATCCACCTCCTTATCTCCCCACTCAAACCACTAAATGAATCCAGAGACTCTCATGGACGCCGGGAGCGCCACAGATGACCACAGGCCcacagttgttgttttttttttttctactttcacACAGGAAGCATCTCTGAGATATTCCCACCTACCCACCCCACACCCCTCCTTTACAAGCTCTGTGATGAGGAATGTCCTCCCACTGCGATAGTGGCCACAGTGTGGCTTGGGCTCCCATTTCCTGCCCACATGCGTCTGTTGCCTCCAGCACTGATCACAGATAGAAGCTGCATTGAGCCTGGGAACTGACCAGAGATGACGGACATGCAGAGTGGGGTTCTGCCTGGAGGACAGACTCAGAATTTGGTTGTTAAACtttaaattctgcattttatttggggGGTTTCTTTTTTATAGAGTAACTGGAAATAATAACAAACGGGATTGTATGaataaggaatatttctcaccTTTACAGCACATGGTTTTTGTTCTGATTAACTTTAGTAAGGCACAGCAAGAGTTCAGCatcatttcttctctttttctaGGAAACACAAGCTGAGAATATCCCAACCATCAAGCCAGTCATTCTCTAATAAGACAGATCCAAAGCTGCTCAGGTTCTCTTAGTTATTTTACATAGCTTATGGTCTTTGCCCTCCCATTCTCTCTGTGCTCTCTCTACATTTCTCAAATATCCCTTCTGAGCATTGGCCTCCGAACAGATATAATGTGCAAGAAAACAGCATCTCTGAAATAAGCTGTGATGAAGGCGCTTCTTTGAGCGTCCAGGTGCGTGGAGGATCAGATTCCCGCGATCAGATTCATGGCTCAGTCCCAGCTAACCCACAACTCCTCCTCGTCACTCTCTTTGGACCCCACCATCACCACCTTTTTGATGTTAGGCGCACTTATCATTGGCAGCACATAATTAAAGTTAGAGAAAACAGAACCTCTCTCAGGAACAGCTGAAGTTCCTCATCTCCCACCATCCTCCTTTTATCTGAACACTCCTCTTCACTGTCCGCTGTGATTTGTTGCTGCTCCTTTCTCTGGACCTTAACTTCCTCCCTTCACAGTGCATACTAAGATCATCCAACAAACTATTAACCCAAATTTTAATTGCAATATAATTCTTTGAAGACATGCCAACCATTGTCAACACAATAATAACTATAGACAAATGATATTCCTAaaaaatatcaaagacaaactaaATTTGCAACACTTTTTACACCTTGTCATCTGGATTTAAAGTCTAGGAAATTAAAGCATTGTTTTAAACAGTAAACCAGAATCACTCCATGCTGTGTTGATGATCATTGTGATAACTGAGTGAAACTTTTTCCAATGCCCAAACTTAAAGAAGAAGTGGATTCAACAACTAAGTTATCTGTTCCATGCTTTGGAGAACCTACATTTCCCTTCAGAAATGCAATTATTCAACTGTGGGACCTCATGTACCTGCCATGAATGCATGAAGATTTTAAATTGAGTTGATGAGTTCAGATGAATTAGCCATGCAAGAGGAGCATTTGCATATAGTCCAAAATCAGCATGAGGAGTCAAAGTAGCTTGTATCAAAGATAAAGCCGATGTGATGATACATGGCAGCAGTCCATATTAGAGCACATCCACTTCTGCAGCAAGTCCTCTGCCTTGCACAATGCCGTAGGGTTAGGTAATATCAGCTGCAGAGTCTCTGCCCCTGCAGCAGGGGGCAATAGTCTTGTCTCTGGTTCACCTACACCTGGAGCGGACAGCCTCCAGAGCTTTCTGGTGTCTCCGTTTGTTGAACCTTTTGACGTAGTTGCTGCTGCGCAGGAGGCCATCCCCGGGCTTTAGTTTGCCAGCCAGCAGGGTCAGGAGGTCAATGGGAAGGTGGCGCCTCCGGTGGTAGATCTGACCCATGACAATGTATCTGGCTCCTGTGGAACAAAGTACATGGCAGGTTGAGTTGAGTGGGAAGAACTGCATAGAtgaacttttttgtttgtttgtttttttgtttgtttgtttgcactCAACACCCTGAGCTCAGGGAACCTGAATTTCCACATCCTACAAAGAGGAGTGGGAAGGAAGATGAGACAGCATAGATAAGTCTGTTACTATAGCGCAAATTTTGGAGAGTCTGATTGGTGAAAAATACTTTTCACCTGCAAAGAAACAGCAAAAAGCTGTGAATACTGAATTCACACACTGAGTATTGCTgccctttaaacattttaacatgttCTCGCATTACTACCAGACTGAAATTGATTTCTATTGGGATATCAGCGTATgaacaataacaataattataAAGTAGAGcagaaatgatacatggtttatcAAAAACATTCGCAAATCAAACTAAAAAGGGATGTGTGCATAAGTATTAAGTCCTCTTTTCTTTGATATCCATTAAAAATATTCATTACATGGCTTAAGCggcttgttagagaacactGATAAACAAGCACCatcatgaaaatgaagaaacacagcagacagctgTGGAGACATTTAAATCAGGGTTATGAAGCAgtgtcccaagctttgaacatcttactTAGTAGCTCTGTTCAATGTACCttccaaaaatataaagaatGTGACACGGgtgtccatctaaactgacagtaTGGGTGAGAAGAGAATTAATCAGAGAACCAGCCAAAGcggcccatagtaactctggaggagctgcagagattcaaaaAGCTCTAGTGGAAGAATGTGTAAAAGGATGGCTTAGTCCTGCACTCCAACAGGTTTTGCCTTCATGGAAGAGTGAGGGGAAGCAACCCATTTAGGTaataacagcaaacatgtggatgaaagtgctctggttagatgatggaaacattttttgacctagatccaaaATCCCATGGGTGGTGAAAATCTATCTGCACATCATTCTAAACGCCCCTTTTAAAAAGTGACTTATggaagtggcagcatcatgctgaaggatgcaTGTTTTCAGCAACGGCAGAAAAACTGGCCAGAGTTGATAGCGAAAATGAAaagaggtaaaaacaaaaagggcaaccctggaaaaaaactgttagaggaTCCAAAAACTTAAACTGGGGCAGATATTCACGCTCCAGACAGATGATAAACCAAAGCATACAATCAACAACTCCTACAGAAGCTTTcaaatcaaagcacattcatgtgtcagtccagacctaaattcaatcgagaatctgtgccaagatttgaaaattgatgttcacagatgctctccatccaatgtgactgagcttgagctatttttaaGAAGAATAGGCAACATTTTAATCTTTAGATATGCCAAGCTGGTAAAAACATATACCaaaagctgtaattgcagcaaaaatgtATTCTGCACAGGATTCTGCACAGTATTGAATCGGAGGACTTAATGTAAATGCTAGACGTACTTTTCAGATATGTATTTCTGAGAATGTGAGAAAGTTCAGGGGGTATAAATTATTTAGCAAGTCACTGTAACTACAACAGACTCAATATGCACATGCTTTGCTACTAAAAATGATTTTTGAGGCTGTATAACAGATGGAACGCTCTGGTATTAATCACAAAAATGGAAATTTTAGATGCATTTCAGAATAACTTCATGCTCTGAGACAGTCACAGAAGACTTCTATCTCTCAGATCTGATTTCCCACTCAGTTTAAAAGTAAATCTCTTAACTCACCAAGCTTGATATCAGGGCAGGGCTTACTGCACTTGTAGGTGTCCAAGACCAGGAGGCGAACCttgaagaagaagctgtctgggGTCACATACAGACGGCTCATCTTGTAGAAGCCGTCGGCGGCGACCATCAATGTAATCAGTTGAACTCCTTTCAGCAAAACATCAATGTCATGGACAATCCCATTGACAGCTAGTCAGAAGATAAGAGAGGTTGATTAGACAATTTGAAATCAGTACGCTTGATAATAGTGTCCAAAAATAGTGTAAGATGCACTGAGTCGTGATTGGAAAAGTGGTCATTCACCAGGAGAAAACCTCCAAATTTCAGGCCTGTGACGCTGGTTAGTTTAGCTTATCATAATGACACGGGTCAAAGCAAAACAACCAgaattcagcaaaaaaaaaaaaaacatccttttgTTTTCAACCATTTTTTGGTGCATTTTAAGTTGTTTGTTGTAGTAGTTAAATGTATTCTGCTGTCATCTCCCAAGTTTTACTTTAATAAGGCAAACTACTTTTACTGTTTTAGTTCTATTTTAGACCCCTTTTCATTTAACAGAATTAGGTTAGAGCACTAAAGGTCAGTTTTCGTGTACAGGTTGTTGGATCTGGCAGCAACATCTCACCTGTGATGAGTGACCTTGCTAATTGCTATTTGCAATGCAAGCTGATGACACATTTCTCTCTCGTATGGATTCAAACTCTAAGGCCCATGTACACCAGCAGAGACTAAATGCTATTATGTGTGAACAGccttaaagtaaataaaacttttattgcagtaggaCAATATCACActgaaaagtacatttatttactgGAGCGAGGAGTCCtacattcagaaatgtttttgttttttttttaaatcacggATGCCACAATTAATGCCACTTCAAACAAATCTCTTCCtgaaacattatttaatatataCTTTAATGTATACAAGTCTGGAAAATGAAAGAGATGCCTGCCAAACATCCCAAATCCACCCAGAGTTCCATTTCCAACATGGCTGCTGCACGTATGAAACATACTTAAAGTTGCAGGAATTATTTAGCTCTTCTGTCAGAGTTTATCTCATTATTacctgtaataaaaataattcatatTCAATGAAATGGGAGCTAAAGTTAAACTAAGCAGCTTCCTCCCATCTCATGTTTAGCTGacactgctgtgaaaaagtatttacacccttaTAGATTgttataatttttattcatttatcgtcacatttaaatgtttcagaataCCAAACAGATTTAATTAACATACGAAGATaaactgagtaaatacaaaaatgtttttaaaagattattttaattattggtCGTAAAAGCCATCCAAACCGACCCGGTcctacatgaaaacattttctggaaAGCTGAGCTCAGTTTCACAAGCCACACCTATCCCCTCCAATCCAGGAGAACCAATGAATCACTTAAATATAACCTGTCTGTCAAAATGAAGTAGTCTAAAAGATcctattatccacaaatggagaaaacgtGGAACAGTGGCGAACCTTCCCATGGCTGACCTACCAACATTACTCCAAGTGAGCATTTCATACTCATCCAGGAAGTCAAAAAAGAACCAACCACCACATCTACAGCACGGCAGACTTCACTTGCTTCAGTTAGGGTCAGAGTTCATCATGCAACAAGAAAGAGATTGAGCAAGAGTAGAGTTCCAATgttaaaaccactgctgacaacCACATATCAAACATGGTGGGGCTAGTGTGATAGTCAGGAGCTActctgctgcttcaggaccagAATCACTTGCAGTAACTGATAggaccatgaattctgctttataccagaaaatcctgaatgagAAGGTTTGTGATGCACACCAGCAGGTTCAACTCTCATTGGCTCAGATAACTGAAGCTTtaggagtggcctagtcaaagtccacacttAAATCAGATGATTCATGGTTCATGTTTAAATgtgactgaataaaaacaactctgaaaaaaagagttgaccaTATTTCTTGCATGACAGGGTAAAAGACTCATGACTGGTTATCACGAACGCTGTAATTGTTGCTGCCAAGACTTCAGgagaaaattacttttttcacaACGGACcagattggtttggatagcttttttcagTAATGAAACCTAATATCAGACTaatatctttgtctgatattaaaattattgtGATGATCTtcgacaaaaacacaaaatcagaaGAGGGCAGATACTTCTTTGCAGCTCGATATAAATTAGATAAATGTAAcattacacacacaaaaaaaaacaaccaaacaagTATAGTACAGTattaaaaactgttattttaaaatactaaaGAATATCACAGAAAGAACAACACAGACCACTAGGCATTCTCAAAATGGCTACGTTCCTATTGTGTGTCTTTATGTTACGTACCAAACTCACTGTAGCAGTAATATTCCCTCTCATCCTTCTCCTTCCTGCACTCGCTCATGCAGAAAGCATCCTGTGTGTAGTCAGACTCTGTAGGGAAGAGAAACGCAGCATGAGATGAAAGTTTGAGAAGAGTCATTCCTACAGCTGTTTCCAGCAAATATTGGGATTTTCAAGAAAGTACTCATTAAAGATGGTAGAGTAAAGAGAGAAAAATCATCCCAGTTATTATTTCAATTGTCTGTAATAATAGTAGTTGTTTACATGTTCACTAAAGCATCCGCCTTTTTAACAGAGGCAGACTCTTAACTTTAACGTCAactttgtactttttttattttgtcattttaaaacattatctcTAAATATGTTCGTTTGTCTATTTTTCTTACATTAATAATCAGAAACAGCTATATAATTCTGCCAATAAGTATTGTGATATTAAACTATAAATCCTCTAAAAGTTTAATTGTTTTGAAGAAGATATTCCCTTCTGGGTGGTATAGTTCAGAGATCCTGTTAGAACATATGTGGAGAACTTTGTCATAACACACAGGTCACATTTCAGGATCAAGGATCAGCCCGGGCCTCGCCTCTCCTACCTCGCTTCAGGACATCAAACTGGTAGAGGAGGCTGGAGGACCGCCGGCTGAAAAAGACCGGTGGGCGGCTGTTGTTCCAGGCTGCCGAACTGATTCCAGACTGGTAGAGGCCGGATCTCCCAGGCCGGTTCTCCTCTGGGTCGTGCCGTCGGTTTGGGGAGTCTCTGCGTGGTGAAGAAGCTGTTTGGTGCTGCTGGTTGGGTGTTTGCGTCTGAGCTGGAGTCTTGGGTTTGGAGTTGGGGTGTCCCTCTGGCTCACCCTGTGGAGAAGAGCTGATGTGGGTCTGGGTGTCCTGACTGGTTTTCTGTCCTGTGTGGTTGGTGCCAGTACTTGTAGCTTCTGTGAGCTGGATTTTGGGAGGGAGACCAGCAACTTCCCCCCTGTTCTTTTCACTGTTGTGCTCTGTCAAACGATCACTCTTGTGGCCCTTTTTGCTCTTGTTGTTGGGACCGTGGTGACGGAGGACAGGAGCCAGGTTGCTGTGCTTTGGCCAGACAGCGGAGGGTAAAGGGTGGAAGTTTAGTTTGGATTCAATAGTCTTGCTGCTTTTCTCCAAGAGCTCATTGATGGGAAGGGTGGGCTCTTTAACCACGAACCTGGTCTGGTTGCTTGGAGCAGTATTCTGCGGAAACTTTTCCATCAAGGTGTACAGCTCTGGAAGAGGAGCAAACAGAACTTCAGCGACAAAATGTCACTATTCAAACTGATGCTATTCCTTatattttgaaaaaggtttttcttttgctaAAAGGTGGTTATCCCACTCTATTAAGCTGACACTGTGGGTCAAAGGTTGCTGTAATATGCATTTCAGTCCGAGCCATCAGTTGGTTTGTAAATTCTctttttggcagcaagcactgtGTTGAACTTAGTGGTCTTTCTTTCTTATTGTGTCACAAAGGTGTCCATCAATACTACATTAGGACAGCAAACACTTTTAACaattaatatttattcattttaaccaACAGATTTTATACTATCTTTACTAAAAAGGTGGTGATACCCAGCATACAACCTATTGACCTATTTCTAAACTCTGCATCCTTACTGAAGTGCCTAAGAAATTTGTGAACACAAATTAAAGAAGTACATTGACCACAAAATTATATTGCCCCATCATTCTGGTTTTAGGAAATGGCAGAGTACTGTAACTGTATTATGTTATGGCATGTTGACTTTATTCAGCTTCATTCATAGTTGACTGTATGTTTAACCCAGTGGTCTTTCTTCCTGTTACCTAAATGTCACAAAAGGTGTCCCGCTGGGCTTTGTATTAGGACCAACACTTATTACAACTCATAATAATAATGTGTGTCAGATAGTTATGATGCCTTTCTTTAGCTATCATTCTCTATGTTGATGACACAGTTTTTTATTATAATGCAAACACAGTTGCCCTGGTGTTTGATCATCTGCAGGTTCCATTTGACATAATTCAGTCACAATTGTTTTACCTCAAACTGGTACTAAACATTGAAAAAACTAACTATATGTTGTTTAGAAAAAGTAAATTCAGGCAGTTCTACCAGCTATTTTGTCCACCAGTTAAATGTGTCTTTTAAAACCCTTTTAGCTGACAACAACCTTTTTTTAAGTCACATattcaacaacttaaaaaaccttGAATGAGAACTTAAAACTGTGGTTATTTTCCCAgaataaataatgtattttatttcaaataaaaatgaacttaTTGCACCCACCTTCCTCCACATTTTTTTAGTATAAACATCTTatgcagacaaaaaaaaaacaactgatttGGTATTAAGTGTTTAAATAAAGATTATATATTTACAGAAACAGTTAATGTAATGCAGTGAGTAGTCTTGGTCATACTCAAAGCTACAGCATTGATAAATAACACCGTgagtcattaaaaaaaacatgaatccaCTCACCATTGACAACTTGCTCCTGTGTGTCATAAAGAGGAAACACCAGAAACAATAGAACCACAGTAATCCCTGTCATCTTGGATGGATCAGTTTTGGACTCACTGCACGTTTTGTTCCCAAGTTGGGATTCTTGGGATTTTTATAGGAACGCTCAGGGAGCGGATGGGatgaggtggaaagggagggtGTGGGCCAGCCCAAACAGTGACACAAACACTTTCACACGACACTCCTTCTATTCGTGCATCATTCAAAGTTCACCAACAGAGCCCACTGTGTGGAGTAAATATGCACAAAAGTACTTCATTTAGAGGATGCTTTCTTTTATATCTGCATTTGTACATAAATACTACATTTGTGCCTTTTTTATCTTTACATACATAAACATTTTAACCTTTATATTCATAAAAAATAGACTGCAgtataaaattaataatttaaaggCGATTG from Girardinichthys multiradiatus isolate DD_20200921_A chromosome 5, DD_fGirMul_XY1, whole genome shotgun sequence carries:
- the LOC124869004 gene encoding UPF0450 protein C17orf58 homolog; translated protein: MTGITVVLLFLVFPLYDTQEQVVNELYTLMEKFPQNTAPSNQTRFVVKEPTLPINELLEKSSKTIESKLNFHPLPSAVWPKHSNLAPVLRHHGPNNKSKKGHKSDRLTEHNSEKNRGEVAGLPPKIQLTEATSTGTNHTGQKTSQDTQTHISSSPQGEPEGHPNSKPKTPAQTQTPNQQHQTASSPRRDSPNRRHDPEENRPGRSGLYQSGISSAAWNNSRPPVFFSRRSSSLLYQFDVLKRESDYTQDAFCMSECRKEKDEREYYCYSEFAVNGIVHDIDVLLKGVQLITLMVAADGFYKMSRLYVTPDSFFFKVRLLVLDTYKCSKPCPDIKLGARYIVMGQIYHRRRHLPIDLLTLLAGKLKPGDGLLRSSNYVKRFNKRRHQKALEAVRSRCR